The Streptococcus viridans genome contains the following window.
AGTTGCCAAAGCGGACTTGGCTACAGAAAATGTCCAAGCCGTTATCGATGGTCTACCAAACCTTGACAAACACTTGGCCAACATCCAAGAAATCTATGGCCTACCTGTAGTCGTTGCCATTAACAAATTCCCTCTGGATACAGAAGCGGAACTTGAAGCTGTCTATGAATCTTGTAAGAAACGCAATGTAGATGTTGTCATTTCGGATGTCTGGGCAAATGGTGGAGCTGGTGGTCGCGACTTGGCTGAAAAAGTCATTCAACTAGCTCAAGAAGACAACCACTTCTCTTATGTCTATGACGAAGAAGACAGCATTGAAACGAAATTGACCAAGATTGTCACAAAAGTTTATGGTGGAAAAGGCATCAGCCTAACACCAGCAGCCAAACGCGAACTAAAAGAATTAGAAGCACTTGGTTTCTCAAACCTCCCAATCTGTATGGCCAAAACACAATATTCCTTCTCCGATGATGCCAAGAAGATCGGAGCACCGACAGATTTCACTGTCAAAATCAGTAACCTTAAGGTAGCTGCAGGGGCTGGCTTTATCGTAGCTCTCACAGGAACGATTATGACCATGCCTGGCCTACCAAAAGTTCCAGCCAGTGAAAAGATTGATATCGATGCCCAAGGCAATATTACTGGTCTCTTTTAAGAAAGAGGACGTCCTATGGTGACTATCCTTCATCTCACCCCCGCAGATTATCAGATTTCTACTTGGTCTGGTGGCCAAACCACCCAACTCTTCCTCTCTCCAAAAGAAGGAAGTTATCCAGATCGGACCTTTGACTTTCGCCTCTCCACCGCAACGGTAGAGGTTGAAACAAGTGACTTTTCCGATCTCACTGGCTACCACCGAATCTTGATGCCTCTGACTTCATCGATTACACTCACCCATCAAAAGAAAGAAGTGGTTTTGAAGCCATTTCAAAGCTACTTCTTTGACGGGGGAGATCCTGTATCCAGCCAAGGGACCTGTCAAGATTTTAATCTCATCTATAAACCTTCCTATCAGGGGCATATGAGTGCTATATCCCCAAATGAAAGTGTCACGAGCCAGAGTCGCTATCAATGGATCTATGCTCTCTGTCCACTAACACTTGAATGGAAAAAGGGACAATCATACTCCCTCCAAACTCACGAGCTCCTGTTTATTGAACAAGCATCTCCTCTTCAAGAGATGACAATCACGTTTTCACCCCTTCAGTCTGGGAAGCAGCCGATTGCTATCTGGACTGCGCTAAAATAATGTTCAAAAGGAGAGACATTATGAACGGAGCACATAAACAGTCGATTGAGGAACAAGAAAAAGCGAAATTCAGCTTTAGCGGTGCCACTCTATACGGTATCAATGCCGTGATCGGGTCTGGTATCTTCCTCCTACCCAAAAAGATTTATTCTGGCCTCGGGCCAGCCTCTCTAGCTGTCATGTTCGGGGTAGCCGTTCTCGTCATGCTGTTATCAGCCTGTCTGGCTGAAACGGCTGGCTACTTCGACAAAAACGGTGGAGCCATGCAATACTCAAAAGCCGCTTTTGGAGACTTCGTCGGCTTTAACGTCGGAATTCTCGGTTGGGCCGTTACTGTCATTGCTTGGGCTGCCATGTTGGCCGGTTTTGCCAAAATTTTCATCATTACTTTCCCAGCATTCGAAGGTTATAACCTACCGATTAGTATCGTTATGTTGGTTCTCTTAAGTCTGATGAACATTGCCGGTCTGAAAACATCTAAGATGTTCACTCTGACAGCTACTGTCGCAAAATTAATTCCGATTGTCCTCTTCTCTCTCTTCGCCATCTTCTTTATTTCTGGCGGAGTGAGCAAGGGCAACTTCACACCTTTCCTTCAATTGGAAAGTGGATCAAATCTCTTTAGTGCTATTTCGAGTACCGCTGTTTACATCTTCTACGGATTTATCGGATTCGAAACTATGTCCATCGTTGCAGGGGAAATGCGTAACCCTGAAAAGAACGTTCCTCGGGCTATCTTGGGATCCATCAGTATCGTATCTGTCCTCTACATGTTAATCATTGCTGGAACAATCGCCATGATTGGTGGTCATATCATGCAAACAGACGCACCTGTTCAAGACGCATTTGTTGAAATGATTGGCCCTATCGGAGCTCCTCTTGTTTCTTATGGTGCCCTCATTTCAATCGCCGGTCTCAACATCGGTGAATCTATCATGGTTCCTCGTTTCGGTGCTGCCCTAGCAGATGAAAAACTCTTGCCAGCAGATCTTGGAAAAACAAACTCTAAGAATGCTCCGGTCATTGCTATTATCATTTCCGGTGCCTTTGCGTTCTTACTCTTGTTATCTGGATCTTTCGAATCATTAGCAACTTTCAGTGTTGTCTTCCGTTTCTTCCAATACATTCCAACTGCTTTGGCTGCTATCAAACTTAGAAAAATGTACCCAGACAAAAAGGTTACCTTCCGAGTGCCATTTGGTCCTGTTATCCCAGTTTTAGCCGTTGTG
Protein-coding sequences here:
- a CDS encoding HutD/Ves family protein, which gives rise to MVTILHLTPADYQISTWSGGQTTQLFLSPKEGSYPDRTFDFRLSTATVEVETSDFSDLTGYHRILMPLTSSITLTHQKKEVVLKPFQSYFFDGGDPVSSQGTCQDFNLIYKPSYQGHMSAISPNESVTSQSRYQWIYALCPLTLEWKKGQSYSLQTHELLFIEQASPLQEMTITFSPLQSGKQPIAIWTALK
- a CDS encoding APC family permease, with translation MNGAHKQSIEEQEKAKFSFSGATLYGINAVIGSGIFLLPKKIYSGLGPASLAVMFGVAVLVMLLSACLAETAGYFDKNGGAMQYSKAAFGDFVGFNVGILGWAVTVIAWAAMLAGFAKIFIITFPAFEGYNLPISIVMLVLLSLMNIAGLKTSKMFTLTATVAKLIPIVLFSLFAIFFISGGVSKGNFTPFLQLESGSNLFSAISSTAVYIFYGFIGFETMSIVAGEMRNPEKNVPRAILGSISIVSVLYMLIIAGTIAMIGGHIMQTDAPVQDAFVEMIGPIGAPLVSYGALISIAGLNIGESIMVPRFGAALADEKLLPADLGKTNSKNAPVIAIIISGAFAFLLLLSGSFESLATFSVVFRFFQYIPTALAAIKLRKMYPDKKVTFRVPFGPVIPVLAVVISILMIAGDNLMNFVWGAIGLVIASGLYFVFHGDKLAKK